The nucleotide sequence ttatttatttattgcttttttatttaaattattgggattttttagttttaaattatttctatatttttacatttttgtaagttttaaattgtttgattttttaaatttaatttttatttatttattgaaatcatttctattgttactttttgtttaaattattatgtattttttatttaaataatttataatttaaaataaaaatgtttcacatgtattttttattttttgttatcattataattattactattgttttaaaaaacaacaacaacaacaagtccCTACCGTAAATCCAGCCAATGGCGACGGACTGAAAAATAGACAGCAACAGTAAACTAGCTCCACTACAGGAGAAATGATCGTAGATCTGAAAAACGTAGAGCCCGCCCTGCGAAAAAAACATAGACAACAATCTCTAGTCTCCAACAGAAGAACATGTCGGCCATTTTACCCATCTCACCGGGGTCACCATGATCAATCCCACGCCGAagcacaccacacacacaaaaaggaggaggagctcTCGTCGGTAGCCTCGTCGAATCAGATCGGGGTACGAATCGCTCACCGACGTCATTAGCGCCTCCAGGCTAACAAACTAGCACATAGAAAAAAATTATGTAGTTTGTTTTGGCTTGGACCTGCGAATATTAGGACGAGAGCGCCACCTGTGTGTCCAATCCCAGCATGATGATCATGAGGAAGAAGCAGACAGCCCAGAGTTGCGGGAGAGGCATCATGGCGACCGCTCGGGGAAAGGCGATAAACGCCAGCCCGGGACctgccattaaaaaatgaagtgcATGTTATTTTGAAAGCATGTTTTACAGCGTTGCCTCTATTTACAATAGCCCATGTTATTTTAGGAGCATGTTTTACAGTGTTACCTCCATCTATTTACAATAGCACATGTTATTTTAGGAGCATGTTTTACAGTGTTAACTCTATATCTATTTACAATAGACCATGTTATTTTAGGAGCATGTTTTACAGTGTTACCTCCATCTATTTACAATAGCCCATGTTATTTTAGGAGCATGTTTTACAGTGTTAACTCTATATCTATTTACAATAGACCATGTTATTTTAGGAGCATGTTTTACAGTGTTACCTCTATCTATTTACAATAGCCCATGATATTTTGtgagcatttttttacaatgtggCATCTACCTACAATTGCCCAtggtttttgcaatttttttttacagtgttgccTTTACTCTCAATAGCTTGTTATTTTGcgaacattttttacagtgttgctTGTATTTACAATAGTTGCCCATGTTATTTTGTGAGCATGTTTTACAGTGTTACCTCGTATTCTGCTTTTAATAGGgaataaaaatggacaaaaaaataccaaaaatgttaatgttattttgtgagcattttttacagtgtggcCTGTATTTTTGCAAtggaaaattgtatttttttaattatgtttttgggtgttttttttgcatcttggAACGTTTGCGAATATGTAATGAGTGTAAGGTTAAACCTGATTGGGCGACGGTGGCGATGTCCACATTTTGTTCTTGGGCCATGAAGCCCAAGACGGAGAAGATGGCAAAGCCCGCCAGGAAACTGGTGCCGCTGTTCAACAGGCACAGAAGGTACGAATCCCtgtcaataacaacaaaaatagattAGCAGAAGGtcgccaccttgtggactttgtgtgtgtgtggcttcagtttttttaactcggtctacaatgtcttctgtgtctgtacttGCTAGTGTAACCAAAGACGGGCTCAAATACACTtctaatctaaatctaaatCGAATCAAAATCTAAACTAAATCAATCCAAATCTAAACTAAATTGAatcaaaatctaaataaaatccaaatctAAACAAAATCGAATCCAAATCTGAACTAAAATCGAATCAAAATCTAAACCAAATCGAATCCAGATCTAATCTAAATCGAAtcaaaatctaatctaaatcgaATCAAAATCTAAACTAAATCGAATCCAAATCTAAACTACATTGAATCCAAATCTaaaccaaatcaaatccaaatctatACTAAAGCAAAtctaaatccaatccaaatctaCACTAAAGCAAATCCAAATCCAAACAAAATTGAATCCAAATCTAAACTAAATCAGATCAAAATCTAAACCAAATCGAATCCAGATCTAAACTAAATCTAAACCAAATCACATCCAAAtcaaaattcaataaaatctaaactaaatcaaatccaaatcaaataaatttaatccaAATCTAAACTAGATCAGATCAAAACGTAAACTAAAACGAAtccaaatttgaacaaaatggaATCCAAATTGAAtccaaatttgaacaaaatggaATCCAAATTGAAtccaaatttgaacaaaatggaATCCAAATCGAAACTACATTGAAACTACATCTGAACTGAATCTAAACTAAATCTGAAGTAGGCTAATCTAATTCAATCGAACcaaatctaaagaaaaaaaatggtctccTTTCTTTTCAATGTACAATAGAGTATCATCATTGTATAACaatagtaaaaatataaataaaggtttcaattgatttgccttttttgaatcataaccaCCCCACTGCCAGTGTACATCATTTCAGGATGAACATTTGGACAACTTGCCGCCACCGCTTTAAGTCTGCCTTTACTCAATAAACGAAGGCaagtatgaaaaaaagaaggctACTTCAATtgtgggaagaagaagaagaagaagaagaagaagaagaagaagaagaagaagaagaagaagaagaagaagaagaagaagaagaagaagaagaagaagaagaagaagaagaagaagaagaatttgaGGCAGCTCAACTGAACGGAGCTTTTCTTTGAGGTGTGGCTGGCCCTCACACACTttcgcttttctttttttaacctcattccattcattctttctttttttctttccgtcTGACCCACGGgcagcttttcttttctttcttttctttttccttacTTGTAACAATCGTTGTTGTATTTGTTGTAACTGCCCAACGCCGTCAAACTTCCCAGGCAGATTCCGTACGAGAAGAAGATCTGGGTACCGGCGTCCATCCAAACCTGACCAGACAAGAAAAAGTCATAAGAATAAaaagtcaacaggaagtgacccaaatagTGACTTGGAATAGGACCATAATGAACAGGAAGTGGTCAGAAAAGCCCAACATCAACAGGGTTGAACTACTCTACACtatgggtcactttctgttgatttagaGGCCtttacaggtcacttcctgtttatctGGGGTATTTCTGTGTCACTTTTTGTTAATTTGGGGCATTCTTGTGGATTTGGGAACATTTATGGGttacttcctgttaatttgggaacatttacaggtcacttcctCTTGATTTGGGAGCCTTTATGGGTCACTTCTGTTTATTCGGGGCATTTCTGTGTCACTTCCTGTCGATTTGGGGCTTCCTGGGtcactttttgttcatttggggCATTCTTGTGGATTTGGGAACATTTAAGGGTAACTTCCTGGTAATTTGGGAACatttacaggtcacttcctCTTGATTTGGGGCATTTGAGTCCCTTCCTGTCGGTTTGGGGCATTTatgtgtcacttcctgttagttCGGGGCACTTCTGTGTCACTTCCTCTTAATTTGGGCCATTacttggtcacttcctgttggtttgggGCATTACTGAGTCATTTCCTGTTAGTTGGGGGCATTTCTGTGTCACTTCCTGTCAATTTGGGGCATTACTGACTCATTTCCTGTCAATTTGGGGCATTTCCAAGTCATTTCCTGTTTATCCTGGCATTTCTATGTCACTTCCTCCTAATTTGGGGCATTACTGGGTCACTTCCGTTTAGTTCTGGGCATTCctgagtcacttcctgttgatttggcgCATTCCTGAGTCATTTCCTGTCAATTTGGGGCATTTCCAAGTCATTTCCTGTTTATTCGGGCATTTCTATGTCACTTCCTCTTGATTTGGGGCATtactgggtcacttcctgttagttCTGGGCATTACTGGGTCACCTCCTGTTAGTTCTGGGCATTcctgggtcatttcctgtcaaTTTGGGGCATTTCCAAGTCATTTCCTGTCAATTTGGGGCATTTCCAAGTCATTTCCTGTTTATTCgggcatttccaggtcactTGCTCTTGATTTGGGGCATTCctaagtcacttcctgttggtttgggGCATTCCTGAGTCACTTCCTCTTGATTTGGGGCATTCCTGAgacacttcctgttggtttcaGGCATTTTCAGTGACTTCCTGCTGGTTCAGACCATTCCTGACTCATTTCCTCTTGATTTGGGGCATTCCCAAGTCACTCCTCCTTTCCTCCTccaaaccccgccccctctGAACCAAACCAACGAATGAGAAAGGACCAACCTGGGGGTCGGCCAATCGAGTGTGGTTAGGTTTGAGGTAGTAGACGATCCCCTGAGCCGCTCCGGGAAGAGTGGCGCCACGCACCAATAGGACAAACAGCATGAGATAGGGAAAGGTGGCCGTCACGTACACCACCTGCGAGACAGCAACACAGCTCCACTACACCACCGCGTCGTCATGTGGAAGTCCATAGCTTTGTACTGACCTTTCCCGTAGATTTGATTCCCTTCCAAACGCAAAAGTAGCAAACCAACCAGACGGCGGCCAGACACAACGCCAACTTCCAACTGATCGGGCCCAGTTCGTCTAAATTGTCCGAAAGGTGGAGTACTTCTCGcctgtggcaaaaaaaaatacacaaaaaacgaTTGTTAGTAccgaaaaaaagtaaaaagtaaccCAAAACTGCCTCAGAAATACAGGAAGTTACCTGAAAATGCACTAAAAATAGAGGAAATAACATGAAAATGCCCCAAATCAACAAGAAGTCACCcggaaataacccaaaccaacaggaagttacccagaaATGATTCAAATCCAACAGGAAGTTACCAGGAAATGCCCTAAACATACAGGAagtaacctggaaatgccccaaaatccacAGGAAGTAATCCGAAAATGCACCAaactcattcaatcatttttcgaACCACTGAGAgtcacgggggtgccggagcctatcccggccaaCTCCGAACTAgcgacaatttagcatacagttagcctagcatccatgtttttgaaaaatgaGAGGAATCGGGACTACCCGAAGAATCCAaaccgtttatcctcaaaagggtcgccaggggtgctggagccaatcccagctaactcatAACTAGCGACAAATTAGCAAATAGTTAGCctagcatccatgtttttttgagaaaagggGGGAATCGGGAGTATCCGGAGAATCcgaaccatttatcctcacaagggttgcagggggtgccggagcctatctcacCTAACTCTTACCTAGCCACAAATTAGCATATCGTTAGCCTAGCATCCAAGTTTTTGAGAAATGAATGGAAGAATCCAGACTACTCACAAAATCCGAaccttttatcctcacaaggatcgcagggggtgccggggCTTATCCCACCTAACTCCTACCTAGCCACAAATTAGCATACAGTTATCctagcatccatgtttttgagAAATGGCAGGAATACCCAGAGAATCTGAAccattcatcctcacaaggtttgcagggggtgccggagcctatctcacCTAACTCCTACCTAGCCACAAAATAGCAtaaagttagcttagcatccaAGTTTTTGAGAAATGGAGGAATCCAGACTACTCAGAAAATCCGAACCTTTTATATAAGgggtgcggggggtgctggagcaaactagcatccaattagcttagcatggatttttttaaatgatttgacTCACTCCCAAAACTCCATGACGGGAGAAGCGGCGTTGTCGGGCGGGTTGCTAACGTTAGCTGTCTGGTTTTGGTGGTCAAAGAGAAAACAAGCCTCTGtaagaaaagcacaaaaaaataggttttaatacaaattgtgggtgtttttttttgggctgattACTGACCCGTGTTCCAGGTGTTGTTACAGTGTGACCAGGGAAGTTGAGGTTGAAAACTGTAGCACAGGTAGAGCAAGGCCCACGCCAAAATCACAATGTAATACACGCATCCGTGCAAGATCATCATTTGGCTAGCGTAGCCTAGCCCTGGAGGCGGGGTTAAAAAACATGGTCAATGTATAATTACTCAGgccttatttttttgcagaaaattccCAAAAAATGTTGTGTATTTGTTTGAGAAATTAGAAAAATGGAGATACTGGGGATTAGATATATtattctgccaaaaaaactgaaagaaatgTGGAAgcttttttagtaaaaaaataaatgaataaaaaattggttaaaaaaaaatgttgtttagggTGAGCCAGTGATTAGATATgttagatattagatatttttttgcaaaaataaacaccaaAGAATGAAGTAATAGTGAGTCctttttatgaatttttaaattaattaatttttatgcAGAAGATTACCAAAAAAAGTTGTGTACttgtttttggggagaaaaaaatagagaaactggcgtttagatatattattctgcgaggaactgaaaaaaatgtggacttttttggttcacaaaaaaaatgttgtttaaggTTAGTGACCAGTGATTAGATATgttattttgcgaaaaaaacaaagagatgAAGTCATagtgagtccttttttttatgcatttttaaattaattattttttatgcagaagattactttttttgttgtatacttgtttttggggagaaaaaaatggagaaaccggtattaaaatatattattctgcgaagaactgaaaaaaatgtggactttttttgtgaaaaaaaatttttttttggttcacaaaaaaaatgttgtttaaggTTAGTGACCAGTGATTAGATATgttattttgcgaaaaaaaacaaagagatgAAGTCATagtgagtccttttttttatgcatttttaaattaattattttttatgcagaagattactttttttgttgtatacttgtttttggggagaaaaaaatggagaaaccggtattaaaatatattattctgcgaaaaactgaaaaaaatgtggactttttttgtaaaaaaaaatgttttttggttcacaaaaaaaatgtttaaggtTAGTGACCAGTGATTATATAtgttattttgcaaaaaaacaacaacaaagagatGAATTAATAGTGAGtccttttttatacattttttaaattcattaaattTTATGCAGAAGATTACAATTTTTTGTTGTGTACttgtttttggggagaaaaaaatggggaaaccggattttagatatattattctgtgaaaaataatatataattgtaaaaaaaaatatttctattttttggtgcgaaaaattcacaaaaaaatgtggtttagggttaagaattagtaattatgttattttgccaaaaaaacaaagaaatgcaGTAACAGTGAgtcctttttaaacatttttaaattattttttgcagaaaataacattttttttgttgtgttcttgtttttgggacaaaaaaaattgagcaaGCAGTGATTAAATTATATTatcctccaaaaaaaagttcatttttttcttgaatttcattcctaAACatcaaaatcattaaaaatttaatttagcGTCTAACCCAGGgttgtcaaacatacggcccgcgagccagatccggcccgtctggtggtttggtacggcccgggcaAGAAAGCtgcaatgtataaaaaaatatataaattttcttcaaaatctgtagttcttgtattatccgctaggggcgcagtgttttagtaggtgcagacaacatgaattgacatgtattgatgttcttatgttattctcttgttcataatatattgttcataaagTAAAAGTaagattattttaataaacattttgataatttactcattctttgcactaattattagtattagtgactaatacaaaggaaaaaaagtgggcttattgttagttcgatgctattttgacaaaaaatgaccatatacgGGCGCATTCGCTAATTTGTCATGACATCGTGGTGTCTTGTATTTGtgatgtgtatttatgtgttgtGTATTATAATATGTACGAACGCACGCACCTCCAAATATGGGGCATATGGTCTTCCAGGCGCTGACTCCGCCCAGACTGGTGAATTGGCCCAATGAGGTCTCAAGAAGGAACAAGGGGATCCCACACAGTACCAGGAACAAAAGGTAAGGTACAAAAAACACCCCTAGAAACACAAACAATGGATTTTGcctgttaaaaaatacatatttgatatATAATTCAAATTATGTTATACATATAAAGTTTCTTTATTAATTTATAGGTTGTTTTCTGCTGATTTGGGGGTATTTGGGGgttctttttgttcattttaggtcacttcctgttggtttttggCTTATTTAGGGGag is from Stigmatopora nigra isolate UIUO_SnigA chromosome 1, RoL_Snig_1.1, whole genome shotgun sequence and encodes:
- the LOC144196770 gene encoding sodium- and chloride-dependent GABA transporter 2-like, with the protein product MAQAEPTCLEKWKVSKGAGVHARGQWASKSEFLLAVAGQIIGLGNVWRFPYLCYKNGGGVFFVPYLLFLVLCGIPLFLLETSLGQFTSLGGVSAWKTICPIFGGLGYASQMMILHGCVYYIVILAWALLYLCYSFQPQLPWSHCNNTWNTEACFLFDHQNQTANVSNPPDNAASPVMEFWEREVLHLSDNLDELGPISWKLALCLAAVWLVCYFCVWKGIKSTGKVVYVTATFPYLMLFVLLVRGATLPGAAQGIVYYLKPNHTRLADPQVWMDAGTQIFFSYGICLGSLTALGSYNKYNNDCYKDSYLLCLLNSGTSFLAGFAIFSVLGFMAQEQNVDIATVAQSGPGLAFIAFPRAVAMMPLPQLWAVCFFLMIIMLGLDTQFVSLEALMTSVSDSYPDLIRRGYRRELLLLFVCVVCFGVGLIMVTPGGLYVFQIYDHFSCSGASLLLLSIFQSVAIGWIYGAERFCSNIKDMSGRKPLLLFKLCWKYVTPAVCTATFLFSLFRWSPLRLGKGLAAPSWATTLGWLLTLSSVSLLPIWAVYALAVTPGNLSQRLTRLCRPGTSAAAYIPAVPLPQKPPRDLLGH